A genomic region of Eucalyptus grandis isolate ANBG69807.140 chromosome 5, ASM1654582v1, whole genome shotgun sequence contains the following coding sequences:
- the LOC104446078 gene encoding heavy metal-associated isoprenylated plant protein 12-like → MPVVSSFGGIGSLAMDSKDNKLTVSGDFNLVKVANKLREFWHTDIVSVGPAKEDDGKKDEGKKEERKKDDQVANLIKAYQAYCPTPVTHYCVPPEGTPNCVIC, encoded by the exons ATGCCAGTAGTTTCTAGTTTTGGAG GGATTGGGTCTCTGGCTATGGACTCGAAGGACAACAAACTAACAGTATCCGGCGATTTCAACCTGGTCAAGGTTGCGAACAAACTGAGGGAATTCTGGCACACAGATATTGTCAGTGTTGGACCAGCCAAGGAAGACGATGGCAAGAAAgacgagggaaagaaagaagagcgcAAGAAGGACGATCAAGTCGCCAATCTCATAAAAGCCTATCAAGCATACTGTCCTACGCCGGTCACACATTACTGTGTGCCCCCAGAAGGGACCCCAAATTGTGTcatatgttga